One Streptomyces sp. V4I8 genomic window carries:
- a CDS encoding trehalose-6-phosphate synthase: MASTQGAAEQGAAKVLVASNRGPVSYEVREDGSLHSKRGGGGVVSGLSAIGPDAGALWVCSALSEGDREAVRRGVGEKGVRMLPIPADVHADAYNGIANSVLWFVHHMLYQTPLEPVFDAEFRRQWAAYETYNRAFAEALAQEAAEGAAVLVQDYHLCLVPGMLRELRPDVRIGHFSHTPWAPAEYFAMLPDDIRAQLMWGMLGADRLGFLTWRWAQAFMDCAGATDPERILPSWPSGAPKSIKHTPTGRPPLRTTWIGVHGLGADAEFLRARSHETDVAERMTALRDEIGTAPDGTARRTIVRVDRTELSKNIVRGLLSYRQLLDDHPEWRERVVHVAFAYPSRQDLAVYRDYTAAVQRLAEEINSGYGTPAWTPVVLHVKDDFARSLAAYRLADVALVNPIRDGMNLVAKEVPIVSDEGCVLVLSREAGAFEELGEDAIAVNPYDVNDTARALHEALSVGPEERAERSKRLAAAATALPPAQWFLDQLHALEEGTGEPGKSGQSGQSGQSGQADQSV; the protein is encoded by the coding sequence ATGGCTTCCACGCAGGGTGCTGCCGAGCAGGGTGCTGCCAAGGTGCTGGTCGCGTCGAACCGCGGCCCGGTCTCGTACGAGGTGCGCGAGGACGGCTCGCTGCACTCCAAGAGGGGCGGCGGCGGAGTCGTCTCCGGACTGTCGGCCATCGGGCCGGACGCGGGCGCCCTGTGGGTGTGCTCGGCGCTGTCCGAAGGCGACCGGGAGGCGGTGCGGCGCGGGGTCGGCGAGAAGGGTGTGCGCATGCTGCCCATCCCGGCCGACGTGCACGCCGACGCGTACAACGGCATCGCGAACTCGGTCCTCTGGTTCGTCCACCACATGCTCTACCAGACGCCGCTGGAGCCGGTCTTCGACGCGGAGTTCCGGCGGCAGTGGGCGGCCTACGAGACGTACAACCGGGCCTTCGCGGAGGCGCTGGCCCAGGAGGCGGCCGAGGGCGCGGCGGTGCTGGTGCAGGACTACCACCTGTGCCTGGTGCCGGGGATGCTCCGGGAGCTGAGGCCCGACGTCCGGATCGGTCACTTCTCGCACACGCCGTGGGCGCCGGCGGAGTACTTCGCGATGCTGCCGGACGACATCCGCGCGCAGCTGATGTGGGGCATGCTCGGCGCCGACCGGCTCGGGTTCCTCACCTGGCGGTGGGCGCAGGCGTTCATGGACTGCGCCGGTGCCACGGACCCGGAGCGGATCCTCCCGTCGTGGCCGAGCGGCGCCCCGAAGTCGATCAAGCACACACCGACCGGACGTCCGCCGCTGCGTACCACCTGGATCGGCGTGCACGGCCTGGGCGCCGACGCGGAGTTCCTGCGCGCCCGCTCCCACGAGACCGACGTGGCCGAGCGCATGACCGCGCTACGGGACGAGATCGGCACGGCACCGGACGGCACCGCCCGCAGGACCATCGTGCGGGTCGACCGGACCGAGCTGTCCAAGAACATCGTGCGCGGCCTGCTGTCCTACCGGCAGCTGCTCGACGACCACCCCGAGTGGCGGGAGCGGGTGGTGCACGTGGCCTTCGCGTACCCCTCACGACAGGACCTCGCGGTGTACCGCGACTACACGGCCGCGGTCCAGCGGCTGGCGGAGGAGATCAACTCCGGCTACGGGACCCCGGCCTGGACCCCGGTGGTCCTCCACGTCAAGGACGACTTCGCCCGCTCCCTGGCCGCGTACCGGCTGGCCGACGTGGCCCTGGTCAACCCCATCCGGGACGGCATGAACCTCGTCGCCAAGGAGGTGCCCATCGTCTCCGACGAGGGGTGCGTGCTGGTGCTGTCGCGGGAGGCGGGCGCCTTCGAGGAGCTGGGCGAGGACGCGATCGCCGTGAATCCGTACGACGTGAACGACACGGCGCGGGCGCTGCACGAGGCCTTGTCGGTGGGGCCGGAGGAGCGGGCGGAGCGGTCGAAGCGGCTGGCTGCGGCCGCGACCGCGCTGCCGCCGGCCCAGTGGTTCCTGGACCAGTTGCACGCGCTGGAGGAAGGAACCGGGGAGCCCGGGAAATCCGGCCAGTCCGGCCAGTCCGGCCAGTCCGGCCAGGCAGATCAGTCCGTCTGA
- the otsB gene encoding trehalose-phosphatase, with translation MGNSTDPLPTPTTHPGRDGLAAILAHPARALIALDFDGTLAPIVPDPEKARPHPDAVPALAALAPKVAAVAVITGRPADIAVRFGGFAATPGLEHLVVLGHYGAERWDAVSGEVTAPDPHPGVAAVRAELPGLLDTIAQGTWTEDKGHALAVHTRRAADPQGTFDALRAPLTDLATRNGLIVEPGRMVLELRPPGMDKGVALLDYVRDLGAESVLYAGDDLGDLPAYAAVDELRSDGVPGLLVCSGSDEVTELSEKADVVVDGPEGVVRLLRAIATQTD, from the coding sequence ATGGGTAACTCCACGGACCCCCTGCCGACCCCCACGACCCACCCCGGCCGCGACGGCCTCGCCGCCATCCTCGCCCACCCCGCGCGGGCGCTCATCGCCCTGGACTTCGACGGCACCCTCGCCCCCATCGTCCCGGACCCCGAAAAGGCAAGGCCCCACCCCGACGCCGTCCCGGCCCTCGCCGCCCTCGCCCCGAAGGTGGCCGCCGTAGCGGTGATCACCGGCCGCCCGGCCGACATCGCCGTACGGTTCGGCGGATTCGCCGCCACCCCGGGGCTGGAGCACCTCGTCGTCCTCGGCCACTACGGCGCCGAACGCTGGGACGCCGTAAGCGGCGAGGTCACCGCCCCCGACCCCCACCCCGGCGTCGCAGCCGTGCGCGCCGAACTGCCGGGCCTCCTCGACACCATCGCGCAGGGCACCTGGACCGAGGACAAAGGACACGCCCTGGCCGTGCACACCCGCCGCGCCGCCGACCCCCAGGGCACCTTCGACGCCCTCCGCGCCCCGCTCACCGACCTCGCCACCCGCAACGGCCTCATCGTCGAACCGGGGCGGATGGTCCTCGAACTCCGCCCGCCCGGCATGGACAAGGGCGTCGCGCTCCTCGACTACGTCCGCGACCTCGGCGCCGAGTCCGTCCTCTACGCCGGCGACGACCTCGGCGACCTCCCCGCCTACGCCGCCGTCGACGAACTCCGCTCCGACGGCGTCCCCGGCCTCCTCGTCTGCAGCGGCAGCGACGAGGTCACCGAGCTGTCGGAGAAGGCGGACGTCGTGGTCGACGGCCCGGAGGGGGTCGTACGGCTGTTGCGGGCGATCGCCACTCAGACGGACTGA
- a CDS encoding DUF3263 domain-containing protein — protein MSQDPPQPEPEPEPEALAERERAILALERRGFSGPGAKERAIREELGLAPVRYYQLLNALLDDARAPAHDPVTVNRLRRVREARRGDR, from the coding sequence ATGAGTCAGGACCCGCCCCAGCCCGAGCCCGAACCCGAACCCGAGGCCCTCGCCGAGCGCGAGCGGGCGATTCTCGCCCTGGAGCGCCGGGGTTTCTCGGGGCCCGGGGCGAAGGAGCGGGCGATTCGGGAGGAGCTGGGGCTGGCCCCGGTCCGCTACTACCAGCTGCTGAACGCCCTGCTGGACGACGCACGGGCGCCGGCCCATGATCCGGTGACGGTGAATCGGTTGCGGCGGGTACGGGAGGCGCGGCGCGGGGACCGGTGA